The Epinephelus lanceolatus isolate andai-2023 chromosome 11, ASM4190304v1, whole genome shotgun sequence genome window below encodes:
- the slco2b1 gene encoding solute carrier organic anion transporter family member 2B1, translating into MGANDLNMNSDPVSSSPPARSRSPFNSIKFFVFCHSLLQLAQLLVSGYMKSSISTIERRYGLSSQKSGLLAAFNEVGNTVLIVFVSFFGSRVHRPRYIGGGALLACLASLLMALPHFLGGPYEYTDRISSSSPNSSLCQSESTLATSSSNQSCSQHESRVQDRMYPLLLLGQLLLGIGAVPIQPFGISYIDDYASRKNSPLYLGILLAVTSIGPAVGFITGSLMLRFYVDFDKLSKDQIHLNHKDLRWVGAWWLGFLLASCLLFLTALPYLFFPRNMPKEDGADDVESTPDCKQPQRHQETSLLQFLKSFPRIALRTLRSPIYLLVVLAQVNLAALLAGLATFMAKFIERQFTQSVPFSTMMIGGVCIPLAVLGTVLGGVLMRRLNLSVSGASKLCTAAILLGMFSSTPLLLIGCPTQNVSGVFPERSDMLSCSADCRCPQEAFNPVCSSDGVEFRSPCHAGCNTIEKFFGDKPNMTYTDCRCVGGLGVAYPGTCGSGCSHLLLPFVALLGLTAFIASFSQTPSYMMILRTVPTEDKSFAVGVQYMLFRVLAFMPGPVLYGSVIDTTCILWGKKCGKQTSCQYYDLDRFRQRFLGLQVVFVCGALLCFLLTVMVLRRRAGRQEPQQKSKRGYEMVNDQKTPENTLCKEKELMSIKT; encoded by the exons ATGGGCGCCAACGACCTCAACATGAACTCTGACCCCGTGAGTTCATCACCTCCTGCCCGATCCCGGAGTCCCTTCAACAGCATCAAG TTCTTTGTGTTCTGCCACAGCCTGCTGCAGCTGGCGCAGCTGTTGGTGTCGGGCTACATGAAGAGCTCCATCTCCACCATCGAGAGACGCTACGGCCTCTCCAGCCAGAAGTCAGGGCTCCTGGCTGCTTTCAACGAG GTGGGGAACACGGTCCTCATCGTGTTTGTGAGTTTCTTTGGAAGTCGAGTCCATCGGCCTCGGTACATTGGAGGCGGAGCTCTGCTGGCCTGCCTGGCCTCGTTGCTGATGGCACTGCCACACTTCCTGGGAGGACCGTACGAGTACACGGACCGCATCAGCT CCTCCAGTCCTAACTCCAGCCTCTGCCAATCAGAGAGCACCCTCGCCACCTCATCATCCAATCAGAGCTGCAGCCAGCATGAGAGCCGCGTCCAGGATAGGATGtaccctctgctgctgctgggtcaGCTGCTGCTGGGTATCGGAGCCGTCCCCATCCAGCCCTTTGGCATCTCCTACATTGATGACTACGCCAGCAGGAAGAACTCCCCGCTCTACCTCG ggaTCCTCCTCGCCGTGACCTCCATCGGCCCGGCCGTTGGCTTCATCACCGGCTCCCTCATGCTGCGCTTTTATGTTGACTTTGACAAGTTATCTAAAG ATCAGATCCACTTGAACCATAAGGACCTGCGCTGGGTGGGAGCCTGGTGGCTCGGCTTCCTGTTGGCGTcctgcctcctcttcctcactgcgCTGCCTTACCTCTTCTTCCCCAGAAACATGCCCAAAGAG GACGGCGCAGACGATGTAGAGTCCACCCCGGACTGCAAACAGCCGCAGAGACACCAGGAAACGTCCCTCCTGCAGTTCCTCAAAA GTTTCCCTCGCATTGCTCTGCGGACGCTGCGGAGCCCCATCTACCTGCTGGTGGTTCTGGCACAGGTCAACCTGGCGGCGCTGCTGGCGGGTCTCGCCACCTTCATGGCCAAGTTCATAGAGAGACAGTTCACCCAGTCCGTCCCGTTTTCCACCATGATGATCG GAGGAGTTTGTATCCCGCTGGCGGTGCTGGGCACCGTCCTGGGTGGAGTTCTGATGCGGCGGTTGAATCTCTCAGTCAGCGGTGCCAGCAAGTTGTGCACTGCCGCCATCCTGCTGGGCATGTTCTCCTCCACGCCACTGCTGCTCATTGGCTGCCCCACGCAGAATGTCTCTGGAGTCTTTCCTGAACG cagtGACATGTTGTCGTGCAGCGCTGACTGTCGGTGTCCTCAGGAGGCCTTTAACCCCGTCTGCAGTTCAGATGGTGTTGAGTTCAGGTCCCCCTGCCACGCCGGCTGTAACACCATAGAAAAATTTTTCGGTGACAAGCCAAACATG ACCTACACTGACTGTCGGTGTGTCGGCGGTCTGGGCGTGGCTTATCCTGGGACCTGCGGCAGCGGATGCTCCCACCTCCTGCTCCCATTTGTGGCTCTGCTCGGCCTCACCGCCTTCATCGCCTCCTTCTCACAGACGCCCTCCTACATGATGATACTCAG gacGGTGCCCACAGAGGACAAGTCTTTTGCAGTTGGAGTTCAGTACATGTTGTTCAGAGTGCTCG cattcATGCCCGGCCCGGTGTTGTACGGCAGTGTCATCGACACCACCTGCATCCTGTGGGGCAAAAAGTGCGGCAAGCAGACTTCCTGTCAGTACTACGACCTGGACCGcttcagacagag gtTTCTGGGCCTGCAGGTGGTCTTTGTGTGCGGGGCGCTGCTCTGCTTCCTGCTGACCGTCATGGTCCTGCGTAGGAGGGCCGGACGCCAGGAGCCTCAGCAGAAAAGTAAACGAGGCTACGAGATGGTGAACGACCAGAAAACACCTGAGAACACTTTGTGTAAAGAAAAAGAACTGATGAGCATCAAGACCTGA